Below is a genomic region from Telmatobacter sp. DSM 110680.
CTAAACCGCTGTGCTACTCCGCATCATCCTTCTTCTGCTCCGGTGCCTTCTCCGGCGTGGTCAGCGGCTTGATGATGTCGTCGAGATACGCGGGCGTACCGTCAACTCGCTCCAACGCCGGATAGCGCTCCCCATCGTGATAATCAATCTGCATCGTCGACACAAATGAATCAGCCTGCACTATTACGCGAATCGTTTTCGAGGGCTCCTTCGCATCACGAATTGCAGCGCGCAACGCATCGCCGGAAAAGACATTGTCATTCACGGCCATAATCTTCTCCCCCGGAGCGAGCCCCGCCTTGTCCGCAGGCCCGTTCCACAACACATCGGCAATGGTCCCATCCGCGCCGATACGTAGCCCAATCGAATACCAGCAATCCACACCACCGCCTCGACGGCCTTCGGCGGCAGCAATCATCCGTTCAGACTTTGTCGGCTTATCTTTATAAACGAGCTTGTAACCGCCATGCTCCAGCCCCGCCACGTCGACGTGTGGATTCATCTTGTCTACGCGCTCATGCAGGAATGTCGCCCAGTCGTACGGCACAACCTGGTTCAGATCCTGGACCAGTTCATCGAATGTGTAAGTCACAATCAGCGGTCCGGTATTCCCGCCCTTGCCGAGGAAGATCTTCACGAAGTCATCGAGCGACTTCTTATCCTGTGTTGTTTTCCGAATCAACGTGTCTGCGTCAAGCCACAGCATTGCGCCTTCGAAGTAGTAGTCTTGCCCGCGCCGCCAGTTCGACCACGCCTGGTTTCCTCCGCGCAAAATGCTGGCACCAACCGCGGTGTCCACGGTCGGACGCCACTCGCGTCCTCTGGTGTAATCCAGTTCCGCGGCCGTACCCGCCAGCACATCCCTGTACTCCTGCGGATTTTTCAACCCTGACCGCGCCGCCAGCACATTCCCCCAATACTCCGTCATGCCTTCGTAAACCCAAAGCATTGATGCCTGCATCGGAGTCGCAAAATCCGGCTGATACAAACCTGCTGGCCTGCGATATTTCCCATTCCACGAGTGAGTGAATTCGTGCGACAGCAGGTCCGAATCAGGCAACTGGTGCATGTCATCGGCAAAACCCTTTTCGCCAACGCCGTTGTCCGACGACTGCCCATGCTCCAGTCCCATACCGCCCGCCACATCCGACAACGTTAGAAGGAAGTGGTACTCGTTGTAATGGTGCGACGCGTACAGCGCATCCGCTTCGCGCACCAGGTTGGCAACCTCGGCCAGCACGGCGGGACGTAAATTTGCATCCTCTGGCGCATCCGCTGCCACGTCAAGAAAGTGTTGCGGCTTGATCGTAGGCGCCAGCGGATATTCATGAAAGTAGAGACCCGTCAAAATCGGCGAGTCTTCCAGTTGCTCCACCGTCGTGGTTGCGAACTTCGTCACGCTTCCCGCTGCAGGCACGGGATAAGTTCCTTCACTCACCGGTTTCAGCGCTGTTCCAATGCCCCATCCCGCAGGCACCTTAACTGACGGCTGAATCGCAATGTCCTTGACGGGCACGTGCGCCGGATACAGCATCAGCGCCTCCCACTCCAGCGCAGCCATCCGTTGGGAGATCCGTCGCGTCACAATTGCGTCCACGTGTGCGTGTACCTTGGTTGCACCACTCGGCACCGTCAGGTGGTACTCGAAAAGATCCACATCGTCACGCCGCCACTCCAACGTCTTCCCGTTGGCTGTAAATACCACCCCGGTGAACGAAGATGCCGGCCCTGAAGGCATGTGGTGGCCCGGAATCCATGCCGGCGAAATCAGCGTGAGCGGTCCCGCTGATACTGGTACGTCAATCTCTGCATGAAACAGCTTCCGCGGCGCCTCTGAGAGATCAGCCGTGATCTCAATCGGCGCCTTCTGCGCGTGTGCAAATGAAATGGCCAGGGAAAGCAGGGAAAGAGAAGCGAAGTATTTGGCACAGCGCATCAACATGAGCATCCAGCGAAGTCTCCTGAGAGATTCAGGTTATCGCACGGCGGGCCAGATTCCGGAATCTCGATAGGCGGTGATCTCGCAAGATCAGTTCTACTTTGTTAAGTTCAGCAGATCCATAATCCTCCCCACTAGGGTTGGCGGACTCTTGTCGTGGGCCAGCGACATTCGTCCAGACTGGGGGATCCACACTTCTTCTCCGGTTGAACTGGCATTGAAGAGCCCCAGGTTGTGTTTCTCGGCCAGCCGCGCCACCGTCATATAGGCGGCTTCTGACTTGGACCATGCAAAAGATGCGTAGATAAAATCCGATCCGATCGCGTAGTCCGTACTCGATGCCTCGTCCTTCGCCGTCGTCTTCTCCAGTTTGGACTGCTCGTTCATTGCCGGGAAAATCTGGGTGATGTCGTCGAACCATGCCCGCAAATGTTCCGAACTAAGGGCCGGATCGTCGTAGCCATGATCCTGGTCCCACTTGGTCTGCCGCGCGTACCAATCCAAAAACTCGGAATGGCTGGTCGGAACGGCGTCGGGCTCAAAGACCATGAGGTCGTAGCTCATAGTTCGATGCTATCTCGTATGTCCGGCTCGCGACAGCGATCCCGCGGATTTTCTCTCTTGAATCAGGAAGCTGCGGAATCGAACTCCCCGTTTCCCTGATTGTGCCTTTATGCCCAGCGTGATAAAGCTAAGGAACAGGGTACAGTCGGAATGGGCCATTCGGGCTGGCGCAGTCCGATGTGACGATTCCGTTCCAGACTCTGAATTTTATCAAGGACCTCAATCGTAAAGTGAGCGCCGGGCCAATATCGGAATTGGAAACGCTCTACGGCGACTATCCCCTCGATGGCGCATTCGACGAGATGCGCGAGCCGTCCGGGGATGTCCGTCTCCACTATTGTGCCCTCGCAGAAACTCTGGCTCGCCTTCCCCAGGAGGAATTGCAGCGCCGCAAGCAATCAGCCGAGTTGTCTTTCCTCACCCAGGGAATTACTTTCACCGTCTACGGACGGGATGAAGGCACCGAGAAGATTTTTCCCTACGACCTGCTTCCTCGACTCGTCACCTCGCAAGAATGGGATCGCATCGAGCGCGGACTCACCCAGCGCATTACGGCGCTGAATCTTTTTCTGCGCGACGTCTACTCTGAGGCCAAGATCCTCAACGACCACGTTATCCCGCGAGAACTGGTCTACAGCTGCAAGCACTACCGCCGACAAATGCGCGGCCTCCAGGTTCCCCGCAACGTCTACATCTCTGTAGTAGGTTCGGACCTCCTTCGCTTGAACACTGGCGAGTTTGTCGTTCTCGAAGACAACCTTCGCGTGCCCTCGGGCGTGAGCTACATGCTCACTAACCGCCGTGTCATGAAGCGGACCTTTCCTGAACTCTTTCACAGCTACGGCGTGCGCCCCATCGAGCACTACCCGCAACTGCTGCTGGCCACGCTGCGTTCGCTTGCCCCCGAGGGCCGTCCCGAACCAAATATCGTTCTCCTTAC
It encodes:
- a CDS encoding M61 family peptidase; the encoded protein is MLMLMRCAKYFASLSLLSLAISFAHAQKAPIEITADLSEAPRKLFHAEIDVPVSAGPLTLISPAWIPGHHMPSGPASSFTGVVFTANGKTLEWRRDDVDLFEYHLTVPSGATKVHAHVDAIVTRRISQRMAALEWEALMLYPAHVPVKDIAIQPSVKVPAGWGIGTALKPVSEGTYPVPAAGSVTKFATTTVEQLEDSPILTGLYFHEYPLAPTIKPQHFLDVAADAPEDANLRPAVLAEVANLVREADALYASHHYNEYHFLLTLSDVAGGMGLEHGQSSDNGVGEKGFADDMHQLPDSDLLSHEFTHSWNGKYRRPAGLYQPDFATPMQASMLWVYEGMTEYWGNVLAARSGLKNPQEYRDVLAGTAAELDYTRGREWRPTVDTAVGASILRGGNQAWSNWRRGQDYYFEGAMLWLDADTLIRKTTQDKKSLDDFVKIFLGKGGNTGPLIVTYTFDELVQDLNQVVPYDWATFLHERVDKMNPHVDVAGLEHGGYKLVYKDKPTKSERMIAAAEGRRGGGVDCWYSIGLRIGADGTIADVLWNGPADKAGLAPGEKIMAVNDNVFSGDALRAAIRDAKEPSKTIRVIVQADSFVSTMQIDYHDGERYPALERVDGTPAYLDDIIKPLTTPEKAPEQKKDDAE